In one Bacillus sp. PK3_68 genomic region, the following are encoded:
- a CDS encoding acetyl-CoA hydrolase/transferase family protein — protein MNSRITKQLRSEELRKKIVSADEAASWIKDGMTLGLSGFTRAGDAKAVPMALVDRAKDENFKVDVYTGASLGSDIDKMMAEAGIIHKRLPFQADASMRKKINQRELLFTDQHLSHVAEMVRSEVLNPIDFAIIEAVAITKEGNIIPSTSVGNSSIFLEKAKNIIIELNLAQPAALEGMHDIYEVGEQGKRLPISLTSVEGRIGTSSLKVSMNKIRGIVLTNMLDSPSTIVPPDEETAIIADHLIGFLREEIKAGRLTNQLAPLQSGIGSVANAVLHGLIDSEFENLKIYSEVLQDAVFDLLDSGKARFASGCSITLSQEKMKTIFPKLDQYKEQLVLRPQEISNHPEIIRRLGLISINTALEADIYGNVNSTHVCGTKMMNGIGGSGDFARNSRLAIFVTKSIAKNGDISSVVPFVSHVDHTEHDVDVLVTEQGYADLRGLSPVERARLIIQNCMHPAYKEQMTAYFEEALTYGGQTPHVLNKAFSWHLNYMEKGTMLQPEAASAKK, from the coding sequence ATGAACTCACGTATCACTAAACAGCTGCGCAGTGAAGAACTGCGAAAGAAAATTGTTTCAGCAGACGAAGCAGCCTCATGGATTAAAGATGGCATGACTCTTGGTTTAAGCGGATTTACACGAGCCGGCGATGCAAAAGCAGTGCCGATGGCATTAGTTGACCGAGCCAAAGATGAAAACTTCAAAGTGGATGTATATACTGGTGCCTCTCTTGGGTCAGATATTGATAAAATGATGGCAGAAGCAGGCATTATACATAAACGGCTACCTTTCCAAGCGGATGCTTCTATGCGAAAGAAAATCAATCAAAGAGAGCTGCTCTTTACCGATCAGCATTTATCACACGTGGCTGAAATGGTGCGTTCTGAGGTCTTGAATCCAATCGATTTTGCCATTATTGAAGCGGTTGCCATTACGAAAGAAGGCAATATTATTCCTTCTACTTCTGTAGGAAACTCATCTATTTTCTTGGAAAAAGCAAAGAACATTATTATCGAATTAAATCTTGCGCAGCCTGCTGCACTTGAGGGAATGCATGATATTTATGAAGTGGGTGAACAAGGAAAGCGTTTACCAATTTCTTTAACGTCTGTTGAGGGACGCATAGGTACATCCAGCCTGAAAGTGAGCATGAATAAAATTAGAGGGATTGTTTTAACAAATATGCTAGATTCTCCTTCAACGATTGTGCCGCCAGATGAAGAAACGGCCATTATAGCCGATCATTTAATCGGTTTTTTGCGTGAAGAAATTAAAGCGGGACGACTTACTAACCAACTGGCTCCGTTGCAATCAGGAATTGGCTCTGTTGCCAACGCTGTGCTGCACGGATTAATTGATTCTGAGTTTGAAAATCTAAAAATCTATTCAGAGGTGTTACAGGACGCGGTGTTTGATTTACTGGACAGCGGGAAAGCCCGCTTTGCCTCAGGCTGTTCAATTACTCTGTCGCAGGAAAAGATGAAAACTATTTTTCCAAAGCTTGACCAATATAAAGAGCAGCTTGTGCTGCGGCCGCAGGAAATCTCCAATCATCCTGAGATTATTCGCCGGCTAGGACTTATTTCCATTAATACAGCATTGGAAGCAGATATATATGGAAACGTGAATTCCACCCATGTTTGCGGCACAAAAATGATGAACGGAATTGGCGGTTCAGGAGACTTCGCCCGCAACAGCCGGCTGGCAATCTTTGTAACAAAGTCTATCGCGAAAAATGGAGATATTTCAAGTGTTGTTCCTTTCGTCTCCCACGTAGACCACACGGAGCATGATGTGGATGTTCTAGTAACGGAGCAAGGGTATGCGGATCTGCGCGGACTCTCCCCCGTGGAGCGTGCTCGTCTCATTATCCAGAACTGCATGCACCCAGCTTATAAAGAACAGATGACAGCTTATTTTGAAGAGGCTTTAACATATGGAGGCCAAACCCCTCATGTGTTGAATAAAGCTTTCTCCTGGCATCTGAATTATATGGAAAAGGGCACCATGCTGCAGCCTGAAGCTGCTTCCGCTAAAAAATAA
- a CDS encoding acyl-CoA desaturase, with protein MKELQSFGWYAARVASHLPKKAFSPVPGRLWGGLAYLVIVVSGILTISLTDFNIWLSLAISMILGTSFAAMGFLGHEILHGTVVRKAWLRELTGGIAFFPLSTGPKLWVKWHNMTHHRHTQDEEKDPDAWPTIEQFSKAKILKPFYRLPLSLRGFLGMAFLAITFTMHSLRMFKRFVKEFNREKRLSVWMQLLFPWLTWIGLLLLIGPLKWTFAFLLPLLIANFIVMAYIATNHRLNPLVPVNDPLANSLTVTVPKWVDVLHFNFSYHTEHHLYPGMSSKYYPLVKAELKKRWPERYHEMPMIQALAALYKTPRLYSNQVELVDPVGGDTYGTLGHGLNPSDIKPKEADSVSAAKKDAPRSMTVNE; from the coding sequence TTGAAAGAGCTTCAATCATTCGGTTGGTATGCTGCTCGTGTAGCATCGCATCTGCCTAAAAAAGCATTCAGCCCTGTTCCCGGGCGTCTTTGGGGAGGACTAGCCTATCTGGTTATTGTCGTATCGGGGATTTTGACGATTAGTTTAACCGATTTTAACATATGGCTAAGCTTAGCTATTTCTATGATATTAGGTACTTCTTTTGCAGCTATGGGATTTCTGGGACATGAGATTCTGCACGGAACGGTTGTAAGAAAAGCCTGGCTTCGCGAATTAACAGGAGGGATTGCTTTCTTTCCGCTAAGCACCGGGCCGAAGTTATGGGTGAAGTGGCACAATATGACACATCATCGCCATACGCAGGATGAGGAGAAAGATCCGGATGCCTGGCCAACGATTGAACAGTTTTCAAAAGCTAAAATATTAAAACCTTTTTATCGGCTTCCGCTGTCACTGCGAGGGTTTTTAGGGATGGCCTTTTTAGCGATAACTTTTACGATGCATTCTTTAAGAATGTTTAAGCGCTTTGTAAAAGAATTTAACCGAGAAAAGCGCTTGTCAGTTTGGATGCAGCTGCTGTTTCCTTGGCTTACATGGATCGGGCTGTTGCTGTTAATCGGGCCGTTAAAGTGGACATTTGCTTTTCTGCTTCCACTCTTGATTGCCAATTTTATTGTCATGGCCTATATTGCAACGAATCACCGCTTAAATCCGCTCGTCCCTGTTAATGATCCACTTGCTAACAGTTTGACAGTAACAGTACCCAAGTGGGTAGATGTGCTGCACTTTAATTTTTCATATCATACAGAACATCATTTATATCCGGGAATGAGTTCAAAATATTATCCGCTCGTCAAAGCGGAGCTTAAAAAACGCTGGCCGGAAAGATACCATGAAATGCCGATGATTCAGGCGCTTGCTGCTCTTTATAAAACACCGCGGCTGTACAGTAATCAAGTGGAGCTTGTAGATCCTGTCGGAGGAGACACTTATGGGACGCTTGGTCATGGACTGAATCCTTCCGATATCAAGCCGAAGGAAGCCGATTCAGTTTCCGCAGCAAAAAAAGATGCACCACGTTCTATGACAGTGAATGAATAA
- a CDS encoding sodium:proton antiporter: MLDSMLFHLMMIGLLGIISQWISWRFRLPAIVIMSVAGLIAGPVLGLINPEEDFEQLFKPVVSIAVAIILYEGSLNLNLQEIKGLKQPIIRIITLGALLAWIFGSLAARYVAGLSWAAALVIGGLFVVTGPTVILPLLRQAKLKQRTAAILKWEGIIVDPLGALLAVFAFEIIKVFMHSEFHLTALFIFFAASLFAVLLGWALGKGIGLMVEKGAIPEFLKAPFVFVLVIACFTISDELMHETGLLAVTAMGMTMANMPISSIKDMRHFKENVSILLISSIFIMLTASLSLDVLVQIFDWHILLFVALMLFVVRPLSIWISTIGTGLTAKERGLVGWIAPRGIVALTVSGYFADSLLRAGYEDARIVTSLTLALVFATVCAHGFSISWLAKRWKLAVDSQPGVLVVGSNDFTVGLAVALNEANVPVLIVDESWRRLQKARAAGLSFYHGEILSEQAEYEMDRTPYEYMIAATDDDAYNALVCNTFVPEMGRNNLFQLSADTDRQLASGDYSHAIGGSILFSEEATWGELNKKLKQHYIFRKTELTARYSYEQYVKERARETILLLILKPDGKVLFYVKDNSPKGEEGDIIVSLSPPAREGCKKQQKS; this comes from the coding sequence ATGCTTGATTCGATGCTATTTCATCTTATGATGATTGGATTGTTGGGGATCATTTCTCAATGGATTTCCTGGCGTTTTCGGCTTCCGGCCATTGTCATTATGTCAGTAGCAGGACTGATCGCCGGGCCTGTGCTTGGTCTAATCAATCCAGAAGAAGATTTTGAACAGCTATTTAAACCCGTTGTTTCCATAGCGGTAGCTATTATTTTATATGAAGGCAGTTTAAATTTGAATCTTCAAGAAATCAAAGGTCTTAAACAGCCAATTATCCGGATTATCACCCTGGGAGCATTGCTTGCCTGGATTTTTGGCTCACTTGCTGCTCGCTATGTTGCAGGCTTGTCATGGGCTGCTGCTCTCGTCATTGGTGGTTTATTCGTTGTTACGGGACCGACTGTCATCTTGCCGCTATTGCGCCAGGCAAAGTTAAAACAGCGGACAGCGGCGATATTAAAATGGGAAGGTATTATTGTAGACCCGCTTGGTGCGCTGCTAGCAGTGTTTGCTTTTGAAATTATTAAAGTCTTTATGCACAGCGAGTTTCACCTCACGGCATTATTTATCTTTTTTGCTGCTTCATTATTCGCCGTGCTGCTCGGCTGGGCACTCGGCAAAGGTATTGGGTTAATGGTAGAAAAAGGAGCGATACCCGAATTTTTAAAAGCTCCATTTGTATTCGTATTGGTCATTGCATGCTTTACCATATCGGATGAACTCATGCATGAAACAGGCTTGCTCGCTGTTACAGCTATGGGAATGACAATGGCTAACATGCCAATATCTTCTATAAAAGATATGAGGCATTTTAAGGAAAACGTATCGATTTTACTTATTTCCTCCATCTTCATTATGCTGACAGCTTCTTTGTCACTGGATGTCCTGGTGCAAATTTTTGACTGGCATATTTTACTGTTTGTCGCTCTCATGCTCTTTGTCGTTCGCCCTTTATCCATTTGGATATCCACTATTGGAACGGGTTTGACAGCGAAAGAAAGAGGGCTTGTGGGCTGGATTGCTCCACGGGGAATTGTTGCCTTGACAGTATCGGGCTATTTTGCCGATTCACTTCTTAGAGCCGGTTACGAAGATGCTCGTATTGTAACTTCTCTCACGCTCGCCCTAGTGTTTGCCACTGTGTGTGCCCATGGGTTTTCAATTAGCTGGTTGGCAAAAAGGTGGAAGCTGGCTGTTGATTCTCAACCAGGAGTATTAGTTGTTGGCAGCAACGATTTTACAGTCGGGCTGGCTGTGGCATTGAATGAGGCAAATGTGCCTGTGTTAATCGTTGATGAGTCATGGAGGAGACTGCAAAAAGCAAGAGCGGCGGGCCTTTCTTTTTATCACGGTGAAATTTTGTCAGAACAGGCCGAATACGAAATGGACCGTACTCCCTATGAATACATGATAGCTGCCACGGATGATGATGCATACAATGCCTTGGTTTGTAACACCTTTGTGCCAGAAATGGGAAGAAACAATTTATTTCAATTGAGCGCTGATACAGATCGCCAGCTTGCTTCAGGAGACTATAGCCACGCGATTGGAGGAAGCATTCTATTTTCCGAAGAGGCTACCTGGGGAGAGTTGAATAAAAAGCTGAAACAACATTATATTTTCCGGAAAACCGAGCTGACAGCCCGGTATAGCTATGAGCAATATGTGAAGGAGAGGGCAAGAGAGACTATTTTGCTACTTATATTAAAGCCGGATGGAAAAGTATTATTTTATGTAAAAGACAATAGTCCGAAAGGAGAAGAAGGGGATATCATTGTTAGTCTCTCTCCTCCTGCAAGAGAAGGATGCAAGAAGCAACAGAAGAGCTAA
- a CDS encoding S8 family serine peptidase → MKQQLFKCLAVPALILSLASHPLAAQPQTADQKKEEVIVVYKNATGKKKALLNSVEVDHQFKYAPAVSVTMEQGDINQLKKDRNIAYIEKNVVFKLKGTKKKVLTKKQVDNAKTSAFISSEESQWSYQAVKANEAAQKGMTGKGVKVAVIDSGISPHPELTIAGGTSTVDYTSSWADDNGHGTHVAGIIGAHRNRTGIIGIAPDANLFAVKAMDQQGEGTLQDILEGIDWSIANGMDIINLSLGTEADSRMMHDMINKAYEKGIVLVGAAGNDGLAAGTGNTVDYPAKYDSVIAVAAVDRYLKRGSFSSTGNEVEVSAPGVDVLSTYTDGRYAYMSGTSQATPHIAGLLALLKQQHPALSGSTLRNELLKQTTDLGTPGRDPWYGYGLATYGETSPSSVQEPAVDNRLLSAFEEAANKIVQANTTKKLWDYDSARHAISKLPDQQEKAELQLGLNNIRQQLGLIEFSSLLNLKPTHTLTIRFSQSIDSKTVNSSSVFVRNEGEFVDGLALSTSSDGKTVTVKAPPAGYTSGQTYFLYIDTTIASPTGKALKAPVIVRFTIS, encoded by the coding sequence ATGAAACAACAACTGTTTAAATGTCTCGCTGTTCCTGCACTTATTTTATCGCTTGCCTCTCACCCGCTTGCTGCTCAGCCCCAGACAGCTGACCAGAAAAAAGAAGAAGTCATTGTAGTCTATAAAAATGCGACTGGAAAGAAGAAGGCATTGCTCAACAGTGTAGAAGTCGACCATCAATTCAAGTATGCCCCCGCTGTATCGGTTACTATGGAGCAAGGAGACATCAATCAACTGAAGAAAGACCGTAATATTGCTTATATTGAAAAAAACGTAGTCTTTAAATTAAAGGGAACAAAAAAGAAGGTACTCACAAAAAAGCAAGTAGATAATGCTAAAACAAGTGCTTTTATCTCCAGTGAAGAATCCCAATGGAGCTACCAAGCAGTAAAAGCTAATGAAGCTGCCCAAAAAGGCATGACTGGAAAAGGTGTGAAAGTAGCCGTTATTGATTCTGGCATCTCCCCTCACCCTGAGTTAACCATTGCCGGTGGAACTTCTACCGTTGACTACACATCCTCCTGGGCTGATGACAATGGACACGGCACTCACGTAGCCGGTATCATCGGAGCTCATCGGAATAGAACCGGCATCATCGGCATAGCACCAGACGCCAATCTCTTTGCCGTCAAAGCAATGGATCAACAAGGAGAAGGGACACTCCAAGATATTCTTGAAGGAATCGACTGGTCGATCGCTAACGGGATGGATATTATTAATCTAAGTCTTGGAACTGAAGCTGATTCTCGAATGATGCATGACATGATTAATAAAGCCTATGAAAAGGGCATCGTGCTTGTTGGAGCAGCAGGGAATGACGGGTTAGCAGCTGGGACTGGCAACACTGTTGACTATCCCGCTAAGTATGACAGCGTTATAGCAGTAGCAGCCGTTGATCGCTATTTAAAAAGAGGAAGTTTCTCTTCTACTGGGAATGAAGTGGAAGTGTCAGCGCCGGGAGTTGATGTTCTTAGCACATATACAGATGGACGTTATGCCTACATGAGCGGGACGTCTCAAGCCACTCCTCATATTGCCGGTCTACTTGCTCTCTTGAAACAGCAACATCCCGCTCTTTCAGGAAGTACTCTGCGAAATGAATTACTAAAACAAACGACAGACCTTGGTACACCCGGAAGAGATCCTTGGTATGGGTACGGATTAGCTACTTATGGAGAAACAAGTCCGTCTTCTGTTCAAGAACCTGCTGTAGATAACAGATTGCTATCCGCTTTTGAAGAAGCAGCAAATAAAATCGTCCAGGCCAACACCACTAAAAAGCTATGGGACTATGACTCTGCTCGTCATGCTATTAGCAAACTTCCAGATCAACAAGAAAAAGCAGAACTGCAGCTTGGGCTGAACAACATTCGCCAACAACTTGGCTTAATAGAGTTTTCTTCTCTCCTAAATCTTAAGCCAACCCACACATTGACGATTCGCTTCAGCCAAAGCATCGATTCAAAAACTGTTAATTCTTCGAGCGTTTTCGTGCGAAATGAAGGAGAATTTGTAGATGGCCTTGCTTTATCAACAAGCTCCGACGGAAAAACAGTGACAGTCAAAGCTCCGCCAGCCGGCTATACATCCGGACAAACTTATTTTCTCTATATAGATACGACGATTGCGTCACCAACAGGAAAAGCTCTAAAGGCTCCTGTTATCGTTAGATTTACTATTTCCTAA
- the trpB gene encoding tryptophan synthase subunit beta: protein MSRVETEKGYFGQFGGSFVPPELKEALEYLAEQFEAYKDEPEFMNEYKYYLKEYVGRENPLTYASQLTEQLGGAKIYLKREDLNHTGSHKINNVMGQILLAKKMGAKRIIAETGAGQHGVATATVCAMFGMECVIYMGAEDTRRQALNVFRMELLGAQVVAVKSGQGRLKDAVDAALGDYVANYKTTFYLLGSAVGPHPYPTMVKHFHGVISEESKKQILEKEGRLPDAVIACVGGGSNAIGAFAHYIDEPSVRLIGAEPEQAATLTKGKPAELHGFKCLVLMDEQGNPLPTYSIAAGLDYPGVGPEHSYMKETGRAEYYTVTNKEVLEAFQKLSRTEGIIPALESAHAVAQAIKLAPHMEKDQIIIVNISGRGDKDVEQVFEMLK from the coding sequence ATGAGTAGAGTTGAGACAGAAAAAGGCTATTTTGGACAGTTTGGCGGCAGCTTCGTTCCGCCAGAATTAAAGGAAGCTTTAGAATATTTAGCTGAGCAGTTTGAGGCATACAAAGATGAACCTGAATTTATGAATGAATATAAATATTATTTAAAAGAATACGTTGGTCGAGAAAACCCGTTAACCTATGCCAGCCAGTTAACTGAGCAGCTCGGCGGTGCGAAAATTTATTTAAAGCGGGAAGATTTAAACCATACAGGCTCTCACAAAATTAATAATGTAATGGGCCAGATTTTGCTGGCGAAAAAGATGGGAGCCAAGCGGATTATTGCCGAAACTGGTGCTGGACAGCACGGGGTAGCCACCGCTACCGTTTGTGCTATGTTCGGTATGGAATGCGTGATCTATATGGGGGCAGAAGATACCCGGCGCCAGGCACTGAATGTCTTTCGAATGGAGCTTCTTGGAGCCCAAGTTGTAGCTGTGAAAAGCGGGCAGGGACGCTTGAAGGATGCCGTTGATGCGGCGTTAGGTGATTATGTAGCAAACTATAAAACGACCTTTTACTTGCTTGGCTCCGCCGTAGGACCTCACCCGTACCCAACCATGGTGAAGCATTTCCACGGTGTGATTAGCGAAGAGTCGAAGAAACAGATTCTCGAAAAAGAAGGCCGTTTGCCGGATGCTGTCATCGCTTGTGTTGGCGGCGGCAGCAATGCCATTGGCGCTTTTGCCCATTATATTGATGAGCCATCTGTCCGTCTCATTGGTGCTGAGCCAGAGCAGGCAGCTACGCTTACGAAAGGGAAGCCAGCTGAACTACATGGTTTCAAATGTCTTGTTCTAATGGATGAGCAGGGAAATCCACTGCCTACTTATTCAATTGCTGCTGGGTTAGATTACCCGGGAGTCGGCCCGGAACATAGCTATATGAAAGAAACCGGGCGCGCAGAGTATTATACCGTGACGAACAAGGAAGTATTGGAGGCATTCCAGAAGCTGTCGCGTACAGAGGGGATTATTCCTGCTTTGGAAAGTGCCCACGCTGTTGCTCAAGCAATTAAACTCGCTCCACATATGGAAAAAGATCAAATTATTATTGTAAATATTTCCGGTCGAGGCGACAAGGACGTTGAGCAAGTATTTGAAATGCTAAAATAA
- a CDS encoding AarF/UbiB family protein — protein MKKFSLYRMFIIITMAVKFFLQVTFFHKRYRKRWTSRTNQKWEALLKRQAAEYRETALRLEGLLIKLGQFLSTRADIMPAAFIEELEDLIDRVPSVPWSAAKAVMEKEWNKSYTSMLQQINEEPVASASIGQVYKALLPNGTTVAVKVQRPGIDRIISTDFRAVRIVMWLAEVFTPFGKQTDLPALYQEMEATISQELDFLKESQNGLYFKKRYELFDKISVPFYYEEYSTKKVLVMEWIEGARITDLKFLEQNGIDRRNLAARLVEIFLEQLLQEGKFHADPHPGNILVRKDGTIILIDFGMIGEIQRNDAAYMRQLVEGVILEDYDQVVSALESLRFLLPGADKELLKNIIQTLVGHYTKHTFSLTDDFLMKQLLADIEKIVKDQPIQMPSEFAFFGRAVSTFVGILYILDPDVDLLEVSKPLIFKWLQENPEPGPVSDRTAINLLMQSVRPLLSIPRQIQQTLDEPRKYREWKQRHEHNRLEHDFLLSKKRDALFFILLSFILTAVTSFFQQELWLYGSGLLLVISFLYYIMSVRAHRKLLRRGKK, from the coding sequence ATGAAAAAATTCTCTCTTTACCGCATGTTTATTATTATAACAATGGCAGTTAAGTTCTTTTTGCAAGTAACTTTCTTTCACAAAAGATACCGAAAACGCTGGACAAGTAGAACCAATCAGAAATGGGAAGCGCTGCTGAAGCGCCAGGCAGCCGAATATCGGGAAACGGCTCTGCGTTTAGAAGGGCTATTAATTAAGCTTGGGCAGTTTTTAAGCACGCGAGCGGATATTATGCCAGCAGCTTTTATCGAAGAGTTAGAAGACTTAATTGATCGGGTACCTAGTGTTCCCTGGTCAGCAGCGAAGGCTGTAATGGAAAAAGAATGGAATAAATCCTATACTTCCATGCTCCAGCAAATCAATGAGGAGCCTGTCGCTTCCGCTTCTATCGGGCAAGTGTATAAGGCCCTTCTGCCGAACGGGACTACGGTTGCCGTCAAAGTTCAGCGGCCGGGAATTGACCGGATTATCTCAACTGACTTTAGAGCTGTCCGCATCGTCATGTGGCTGGCGGAGGTTTTTACCCCCTTCGGCAAGCAAACGGACTTGCCAGCCTTATATCAGGAAATGGAAGCAACGATCAGCCAAGAGCTCGATTTTCTAAAAGAATCGCAAAATGGGTTGTACTTTAAAAAACGCTATGAATTATTTGATAAGATAAGTGTTCCTTTTTATTATGAAGAATATTCAACGAAAAAAGTACTTGTGATGGAATGGATAGAGGGTGCGCGGATAACCGATTTAAAGTTCCTTGAACAAAATGGGATCGACCGCCGGAACTTAGCCGCCCGGCTTGTAGAAATATTTCTAGAACAGCTTCTTCAAGAAGGAAAGTTTCATGCTGATCCTCATCCAGGCAATATTTTAGTCAGAAAAGATGGAACGATCATTTTGATTGACTTTGGAATGATCGGCGAAATTCAACGGAATGACGCTGCTTACATGCGCCAGCTTGTAGAAGGAGTTATCCTTGAGGATTATGATCAAGTTGTCTCCGCCCTAGAAAGCTTGCGCTTCCTGCTTCCTGGAGCGGACAAAGAATTATTGAAAAATATTATTCAGACACTCGTAGGTCATTATACAAAACATACGTTTTCGCTAACAGACGACTTTTTAATGAAACAGCTGTTAGCTGATATTGAAAAAATAGTAAAGGATCAACCTATCCAAATGCCAAGCGAGTTTGCTTTTTTTGGCCGTGCTGTTTCTACGTTCGTCGGCATCTTATATATCCTTGACCCTGACGTCGACCTACTGGAGGTCAGCAAGCCGCTTATTTTTAAATGGCTACAGGAAAACCCTGAGCCTGGTCCTGTTTCTGACCGGACGGCCATCAACTTGCTTATGCAATCTGTTCGCCCTTTGTTGTCCATTCCACGGCAAATTCAGCAAACGCTGGATGAGCCGAGAAAATATCGGGAATGGAAACAGCGTCATGAGCATAATCGGCTTGAGCATGATTTTTTATTATCTAAAAAACGCGATGCCTTATTTTTTATCCTGCTCAGTTTCATTCTAACGGCTGTAACCAGCTTTTTTCAGCAGGAGTTATGGCTCTACGGAAGCGGCCTCCTCCTCGTCATTAGCTTTCTCTACTATATAATGAGCGTACGTGCCCATCGGAAGCTGCTGCGGCGAGGAAAAAAGTGA
- a CDS encoding diguanylate cyclase, whose translation MSLRKKIILFFTAAVVIGLSVLYFSAHFFILTHFKALEDAQAKENMQRILHALTTFEEHLVSRSLDYSAWDDTYQYALKPNKMYEKNNLLNQTFFTNEFNVLLILNNEQKILFKKAIRLEEEREAVVSKSLLEKLATDPLLSRISKQDSFSGIIRLQEGPMLLVSQPILKSDLTGPRAGTMIVGHYLDKQLVDELRDDTLLPVELADLKRTVLPKEVESDDSSTIIWMDTQKTDEYSAYAALPDLHGNPAAILHIKADRHLYNQGRKSVFYLLLLIVAAALLLLKGALSFINRMVFRRLNRLMKNMIAIQQHNDLSARIRVRGKDEISLLELEFNTMVDSLENYRRHIMNLAYKDSLTHLPNRTFFYSEVSMLLDNLKGMKRMGAMLFIDLDGFKDVNDSYGHDQGDLLLQKTAVRIKGVIREQDIVSRLGGDEFIVFLFDLRSEEEAACIANRICQLVAQPVHLNEGQAVVSASIGISLFPQDGQHPDELITKADQAMYEAKRKGKNQLHVFKKKAHHL comes from the coding sequence ATGTCTCTTCGCAAAAAAATAATCTTATTTTTTACTGCTGCTGTTGTCATAGGCCTATCCGTTTTATATTTTTCTGCTCATTTTTTTATATTAACTCACTTCAAAGCTCTTGAAGACGCTCAGGCAAAGGAAAACATGCAACGCATTTTGCATGCGCTTACAACCTTTGAGGAGCACCTTGTCTCCCGCTCCTTAGATTATTCGGCATGGGATGATACATATCAATATGCCTTGAAACCGAACAAAATGTATGAGAAGAACAACCTATTGAACCAAACCTTTTTTACCAATGAGTTTAATGTGCTTCTTATCCTAAATAACGAGCAAAAGATTCTATTTAAAAAGGCCATAAGGTTAGAAGAAGAAAGAGAAGCGGTTGTTTCTAAATCTCTTTTAGAAAAATTAGCAACTGATCCTCTCCTTTCTCGCATTTCAAAGCAAGATTCTTTTTCAGGTATTATTCGTCTGCAAGAAGGACCGATGCTGCTAGTCTCTCAACCTATTTTAAAAAGCGACTTAACCGGTCCACGCGCTGGTACAATGATTGTCGGACACTATTTGGATAAGCAGCTGGTTGATGAACTTCGTGATGATACTCTTTTACCGGTGGAACTGGCTGACTTAAAACGGACAGTGCTTCCAAAGGAAGTAGAATCAGATGATAGCTCGACTATTATCTGGATGGATACGCAAAAAACAGACGAATATAGTGCCTATGCTGCCCTTCCGGATTTACATGGTAACCCCGCAGCTATACTGCACATTAAAGCCGACCGGCATCTCTACAATCAAGGCCGGAAAAGCGTTTTCTACTTGTTGCTTTTAATTGTAGCAGCTGCTTTGTTATTGCTAAAAGGCGCCCTTTCCTTTATTAACCGCATGGTGTTTCGCCGTCTTAACCGCTTGATGAAAAATATGATTGCCATTCAACAACACAATGATTTATCTGCCCGTATACGTGTAAGAGGAAAAGATGAAATTTCTTTGCTAGAGCTTGAATTTAACACAATGGTGGATTCTCTTGAAAATTATCGTCGTCATATTATGAATCTTGCCTATAAGGATAGCTTGACTCATTTACCAAATCGCACGTTTTTCTACAGCGAAGTTTCCATGCTGCTGGATAATTTAAAGGGCATGAAACGGATGGGCGCCATGTTATTTATCGATCTTGACGGATTTAAGGACGTAAATGACAGCTACGGACACGACCAAGGTGACTTACTGCTGCAAAAGACGGCTGTACGAATAAAAGGAGTGATCCGTGAGCAAGATATCGTATCCCGTCTCGGCGGAGATGAATTTATTGTTTTTCTATTCGATTTAAGAAGTGAAGAGGAAGCAGCTTGTATCGCCAACCGAATTTGCCAGCTCGTTGCTCAGCCTGTTCACTTAAATGAAGGACAAGCAGTAGTATCGGCCAGTATCGGCATTAGCTTATTTCCACAGGACGGCCAGCATCCCGATGAATTAATAACAAAGGCAGACCAGGCAATGTACGAGGCAAAGCGGAAAGGTAAAAATCAGCTGCATGTCTTTAAGAAAAAAGCCCACCATTTATAG